A region of the Fibrobacter sp. UWEL genome:
AAACTATTATAGACGGAGGTCTTGATACGTTGTACAAAAAAGCTTGCATTGTTGATCCTGAAGCCATGGAAAAGGTGGATGCCAATCACGCAGTTAGAATCGTTCGTATCCTGGAAGTTTATGAAGGTACGGGACGCAAGCTGTCTGATTATCAGAAGGAACGCGTTGGCGGAATAGGGGAGATTCCTGTATTCTGGCTGCAGCGTGACCGTGCCGAACTCTATAGAAGGATTGACCTTCGTGTCGACCAGATGATTAAGGATGGATGGATCGAGGAATGTGTGGAACAGGCTAAGATTGTGCCTCTAGACGCTCCTGCATGGCTCAGTTTGGGTTATCGCGAGCTTTTGAAGGCTCAAAAGCCCTCTGAAATCGCTTCTATTGTAGAAGAAGTGAAGAAGAAAACCAGAAATTACGCCAAAAGACAGCTGACTTGGTTCCGTTGGCAGGTGAAAAACGTGCCCATTGAGCTGGATTTGGA
Encoded here:
- the miaA gene encoding tRNA (adenosine(37)-N6)-dimethylallyltransferase MiaA, producing the protein MPILFALVGATGIGKSSLSLKLAEHFNAEIIGVDSRQIYRGFCIGTAQPDRESLARVKHHLVDFLDPRETYSAGSFCRDVKKLLEENPTKNFILVGGTGLYIQSLMLGLPQIPEIPNHIRKRLEQTIIDGGLDTLYKKACIVDPEAMEKVDANHAVRIVRILEVYEGTGRKLSDYQKERVGGIGEIPVFWLQRDRAELYRRIDLRVDQMIKDGWIEECVEQAKIVPLDAPAWLSLGYRELLKAQKPSEIASIVEEVKKKTRNYAKRQLTWFRWQVKNVPIELDLEDQPDFFENVLKKVVNSL